One genomic window of Salvia miltiorrhiza cultivar Shanhuang (shh) chromosome 4, IMPLAD_Smil_shh, whole genome shotgun sequence includes the following:
- the LOC131021582 gene encoding 1-aminocyclopropane-1-carboxylate synthase 3-like, which produces MRMSKKAACNSHGQDSSYFLGWQEYEKNPYHQITNPNGIIQMGLAENQLSFDLLESWLAANPDAAAFKRGGHSIFRELALFQDYHGLPAFKNALVQFMTEIRGNKVRFDPNNIVLTAGATSANETLIFCLADPADAFLLPTPYYPGFDRDLKWRTGVEIVPIHCTSRNGFRITSSALQDAYQLAQNRNLKVKGVLLTNPSNPLGITLNRNELNLLLNFVDAKGIHLISDEIYSGTVFDSTEFISIMELLPNRNSELSNRVHVVYSLSKDLGLPGFRVGAIYSNNGLVVAAATKMSSFGLISSQTQYLLSAMLSDDEFQKKYVVENRRRLKNRHAMLVRGLRRTGIPCLESNSGLFCWVDMRHLLRSESFEAEMELWKKMVYEVGLNISPGSSCHCVEPGWFRVCFANMSEDTLQLAIRRIKSYVDSISAMKTGNARSRTKSISKWVFRLSYHDRELIQLM; this is translated from the exons ATGAGGATGTCGAAGAAAGCTGCATGCAACTCCCACGGCCAAGATTCTTCCTACTTCCTTGGATGGCAGGAATACGAGAAGAATCCCTACCATCAGATTACCAATCCCAATGGGATCATTCAAATGGGCCTAGCAGAGAATCAA CTCTCGTTCGATCTACTGGAATCGTGGCTGGCCGCAAATCCTGATGCAGCCGCCTTCAAGAGAGGCGGTCACTCCATTTTCAGAGAGCTAGCGCTCTTCCAAGACTATCACGGCCTTCCCGCTTTCAAAAAT GCACTGGTACAATTCATGACGGAAATACGTGGAAATAAAGTTCGGTTTGACCCAAACAATATTGTTCTGACCGCCGGCGCCACGTCAGCTAACGAAACCCTTATTTTCTGCCTCGCCGACCCCGCCGATGCCTTTCTACTCCCTACGCCCTACTATCCTGG GTTTGACAGAGACCTTAAATGGCGGACGGGAGTGGAGATCGTGCCGATACATTGCACCAGCAGAAACGGCTTCAGAATCACTTCATCTGCTCTGCAAGACGCCTATCAACTTGCTCAAAATCGTAATCTCAAAGTTAAGGGAGTATTACTCACTAATCCTTCTAATCCTCTCGGGATTACTCTAAACCGGAACGAGCTCAATCTCCTCCTCAATTTCGTCGACGCTAAAGGGATTCATCTCATCAGCGACGAGATTTACTCCGGCACAGTTTTCGACTCCACCGAATTCATCAGCATCATGGAGCTTCTGCCAAACCGGAATTCGGAACTCTCGAACCGGGTTCACGTCGTCTACAGCCTCTCCAAGGACCTTGGCCTGCCCGGCTTCCGGGTCGGGGCGATATACTCCAACAACGGTTTAGTGGTAGCAGCCGCCACCAAAATGTCGAGCTTCGGCTTGATCTCGTCGCAGACTCAGTATCTTCTCTCCGCCATGCTCTCCGACGACGAGTTCCAAAAGAAGTACGTCGTGGAGAACCGGAGGAGGCTGAAGAACCGGCACGCAATGCTGGTTCGAGGCCTGCGGAGAACCGGGATTCCGTGCCTCGAGAGCAACTCCGGTTTGTTCTGCTGGGTAGACATGAGGCATCTATTGAGGTCGGAATCATTCGAAGCGGAAATGGAGCTGTGGAAGAAGATGGTTTACGAGGTCGGGTTGAACATCTCGCCCGGTTCGTCGTGCCACTGCGTGGAACCGGGCTGGTTCCGCGTGTGCTTCGCCAACATGTCCGAAGATACACTGCAGCTCGCAATTCGGCGCATCAAATCGTATGTGGATTCAATTTCTGCAATGAAAACCGGCAATGCGAGATCGAGAACCAAATCCATATCCAAATGGGTTTTTCGGCTCTCGTATCATGATCGTGAACTGATTCAATTAATGTGA